A region from the Aegilops tauschii subsp. strangulata cultivar AL8/78 chromosome 5, Aet v6.0, whole genome shotgun sequence genome encodes:
- the LOC109770874 gene encoding probable inactive receptor kinase At2g26730, whose translation MDHREHVLRELIQGNDRSKWIAHSNHDVKCFTENEIKRITNNYNTELGRGAFGVVYEGVLEDRSMVAVKRFIHNRKENFAKELTVHREINHKNVVRLIGYCVDENALMMVTEYIPKGNLSDALHHNRIPITLETRLRIAIECAEALGYVHSQMYTQVIHGDIKPANILLDDKLRAKLSDFGISRLVNTDNTLYTENVIGSVGYMDPLFALSGRLTAKSDVYSFAVVLLELITRKKARTDNVGISLVETFTQALAKGTRGVKEMFDPEIANRIDMKTIEEIGKLAGECLAMETDKRPDMLSVAMRLHKLAETPHQGQQWLSPFSWGRKHKPSSGEMIVGFGSTETALKLELKDLLEAVPEILGTGTVGTTYRAKFESGAELVVKRLKGVHLRRAQFEQRVTAIGDIRNEHMTPLRGYYYSSDDKLLLYDNMPMGSLSEALHGERGSGQALLGWEQRLAISYAAAQGVASIHSAGPSSCHGNIKSSNVLFTNTYDACISEHGLTALVSRPSESSAYSDPGITGRKWSVSQKADVYSFGILLLELLTGRFPGPGRGVSNLMRWVSSVIREEWTTEVFDEELLEQQKDGQEEEMMELLGLALDCCHRYETGRPTMSDVVQQIEEIRQSVLCTEF comes from the exons ATGGATCATCGAGAACACGTGTTAAGAGAACTAATCCAAGGAAATGATAGATCAAAATGGATTGCACACAGCAATCATGATGTAAAATGCTTCACAGAAAATGAGATAAAAAGAATTACCAACAACTACAATACTGAACTTGGGAGAGGGGCCTTTGGAGTAGTTTACGAAGGAGTTCTTGAGGACAGAAGTATGGTTGCAGTCAAGAGGTTTATCCACAATCGAAAAGAAAACTTTGCCAAAGAGTTGACTGTTCATCGTGAAATCAACCACAAGAATGTAGTCAGACTGATCGGCTACTGTGTAGACGAAAATGCCCTAATGATGGTCACAGAGTATATTCCTAAAGGAAACCTCAGTGATGCCCTTCACCACAACAGGATACCCATCACTTTGGAAACACGACTAAGAATTGCCATAGAGTGTGCAGAGGCATTGGGATATGTGCATTCTCAAATGTATACCCAGGTAATTCATGGTGATATCAAGCCTGCTAATATACTTTTGGATGACAAGCTCAGAGCAAAACTATCAGATTTTGGAATATCAAGACTAGTCAACACTGATAACACTCTGTACACTGAAAATGTGATAGGGAGTGTAGGTTACATGGACCCTTTGTTTGCTCTGAGTGGCCGGCTCACGGCAAAGAGCGATGTTTATAGTTTTGCGGTTGTCCTCTTGGAACTGATCACGAGAAAAAAGGCAAGAACAGATAATGTGGGAATCAGCCTAGTTGAAACTTTTACTCAAGCTCTCGCAAAAGGGACCAGAGGAGTGAAAGAGATGTTTGATCCTGAAATTGCAAACCGAATTGACATGAAGACTATCGAAGAGATTGGAAAGCTAGCAGGTGAATGTTTGGCTATGGAAACCGACAAGCGCCCTGATATGTTATCGGTGGCAATGCGTCTTCACAAACTCGCGGAAACTCCACACCAGGGACAACAATGGTTGTCTCCGTTCTCTTGGGGAAGGAAACACAAACCAAGCAGTGGCGAAATGATTGTGGGCTTTGGCTCCACAGAGACAGCTCTTAAGCTGGAGCTGAAGGACCTTCTTGAAGCAGTTCCTGAAATTCTGGGCACAGGCACAGTCGGGACAACCTACAGGGCCAAATTTGAGAGTGGAGCCGAGCTGGTGGTCAAGAGGCTCAAGGGCGTGCACTTGCGGAGGGCGCAGTTTGAGCAGCGCGTCACGGCGATTGGCGACATCCGGAACGAGCACATGACGCCGCTGCGGGGTTATTACTATAGCAGTGATGACAAGCTGCTATTGTATGATAACATGCCCATGGGCAGCCTATCAGAAGCGCTCCACG GAGAGCGGGGTTCTGGCCAGGCTCTGCTGGGCTGGGAGCAGCGGCTGGCCATCTCCTATGCTGCGGCGCAGGGTGTTGCGTCTATCCACTCAGCCGGGCCATCGAGCTGCCATGGTAATATCAAATCCTCCAACGTTCTGTTCACCAACACTTACGATGCTTGCATATCAGAGCATGGCCTGACAGCACTCGTCAGCCGGCCTAGCGAATCATCGGCCTACAGCGATCCAGGGATCACTGGTCGTAAATGGTCAGTCTCCCAGAAGGCCGACGTGTACAGCTTCGGCATTCTGTTGTTAGAGCTGCTCACCGGCAGGTTTCCAGGACCAGGCCGAGGGGTTTCTAATTTGATGAGGTGGGTGTCTAGTGTGATTCGTGAGGAATGGACAACggaggtgttcgacgaggagCTCCTGGAGCAGCAAAAGGACGGCCAAGAGGAGGAAATGATGGAGCTCCTGGGGCTCGCCCTGGATTGCTGCCACAGATATGAAACGGGGAGGCCGACAATGTCCGATGTTGTGCAGCAGATTGAAGAAATCCGACAGTCCGTACTGTGTACGGAATTCTAG